The DNA window CGCAAGGGCCAGCAGCTCATCGGGATCCAGGTCTGTCTCAATCCGCGTGACGGTCGGCTCTCCGGTGGTCAGGGTACCAGTCTTGTCAAAGACGACCACCGTGATTGCCGCCAATGTTTCCAGAACACCCGCGCCTTTGATCAGGACACCGGTTCGCGCAGATTTCGACATTCCCGCTACGAGTGCGACGGGAACGGCCAGAATAAGGGGACAAGGCGTCGCGACGACAAGGACAGCGACAATGCGTGTTGGATCCGCAGAAAGGAACGCGGCAAGTCCCGCGATGGTGAGTGTCAATGCAAGGAAGGCAAGCGCATAACGATCGGCAATTCGCGACATGTGCGCCTTGGAACTCCGCGCCTGCGCGATCAGGCGGACAATGCCAGCATAGGTACTCTCGGTGGCCGAACAGACCGCGGTCATTTCGAAGGCATCGCCGACATTGGATGCGCCGCTCATGATCATCTGACCTGGATCCCGCCGCACCGGTAAGGATTCGCCGGTTAGAGCTGCCTCATTCAAGACGGCAAGCCCGCCGTCGATCCGCCCGTCGACCGGGATCACATCGCCCTTGCGGACGAGAAGCTTATCACCGGGAACGACCTGCGCGATGGGAACATCCGACAGACCCGCATTAGTGATCCGCAGAGCCAAGCGCGGCGCTCGCGCCAGAAGCTCAGTCATTCCACTCTCCGCACGCTTTTGGGCATAGCTTTCGAGAAATTGTCCACCGGCATACATGACGGCGATGATTGCGCTTGCAAGATATTCGCCGAACCAGAGTGCAGCACCCATGGAGAGAGCCGCGATGATATCCAGGCCGAATTCTCCTTTGCGCAGGCTGAAAAGAACCTCGAGCACAAGTGCGGACAAAACTGCGACCGTTGCGCCAACCAGGATCAAAACCGACCAGGAGGGGAAGGCAAACCACTGCAACAGTGCGCCGGCGGCAAGTCCTGTGGCCGCCAGGACAAGGAGCAGCGTAGGCCAGGTTCGCAGGATCAAAGAATAAATACTGGATCGCCGGTTGACGTCGGCTTTGTCCGACGGGTCGGCGATCTCAGACATAAGCTTGTTCGCGTCGCCGGATCTGGCTGCGCGCCCATGCTCCATCGAGAACAACGAGGCTCAAGATCAGATCGGCGCTATCGTCTGTCAGTTTTCCGCCGAGATCGTGTCCGGTGGCATCCCGCCGCTTGCCAAAACCGCGTTGGCCACTTTCAATCTTCATTGTTTCGCCTCGGAAAAAGTCCGAATGATGTGCACGCAGCATTTCGCATGGCGCGCGACATGGTCGACCGTGGATCCGAAAACGCGATCGAGGACGTCTGGCACGTGAGCTGCGACGACGATCAGATCCGCTTTGGTTTCAGCGGCAATTGCCAGGATCGTGTCGGCGGCACGGCCCGTGCGGACATGGATAAGTGCAGGAACTGAAAGCTGCCTGCAGAGCAGCGAGAGCTTCTTTTCGGCCTCGTCAATCACGGAGACAGCCCAATCATCCGGGCCTTGTCTTACAAGGGAAGGAAAACGTTCCACGACATGAACGACATGCAAGGTTCCGTCAGTGTCGAGAAGCGTCTGAGCCGTGCGCACCAGATGCTCGGCTCTTTCCCGCGATCCAAGGCCTACTGCGCAAACAATCGTCTTATACATGTTTCACCTAGAAAAGATCCCTGCCACTTCTGCCGACAAATTCGGTTCGGAATCCGAGCGCCCGTGCTTCTTTCAGAAATTGGTCCGCGCTCAATATATCGACTTTGAAGCTGTCGCTTAAGCATTGACCGAGAGGACTGCACAATTCGTTACTAACCCACGCTTGGGCGCGAGGCGACAAGACGGTAATTTGCCACTCGTTGTTAGCTGTATGGCCGAGGCGAAAGTCACAGCCCTGGTGATGCGGGACAGAATATCCGGCGCCGGCAAGGAGCGCTTCACCTGTCCGCGTATAAGTCGCATTCATGGTTTTCGCATCCCTTCTCGTGCCCGTTGGGGGCGCCAGCTCCTGGCGGCGGTTCTCAGCAGGAGAACGATATGACCGGTCAGGAAAAGCAACATTGATCGGGGTCAATGAACTGAAGAGATATTCTGGCGCTAATCGAAACGGCGGCCAGGCATTCTTGGCGGCAGTCATTTTGAAGCCGATCTCACCAATATCTCCTGGCAGATGTCCTTAACGTCCTGGCGAGCGTCGATTTTGTGCCAGGTCATGTCGGAGGAGCGTCGCGCAAGCTGCATCTCCAAAACTTCGACATTAGCGTCGGAAGGGCCGCCTCGACGACCGCTCACGCGCTTCCAAAGCAATGCGGGATCGGCGTCAAGCCAAAGCCCGTCGAATTGAATGTTTCGGTGACGTGCCGGTGTTTCAATAGCATTTCTGTGGTCGGGATCATCAAAGACTGCGTCGGCAACGACGCATCCGCCGTCCGCAAGAATAATATCGGTGCGCAGGACCATTTCCGCGTAAACCCTCTTGGATATTTCTGGCCGATAAGCAGCCTTCGGAAGGCGGGTTTCGACAGATACACCGTGCATGGCTTTGCGAACGCGATCACTTTCGACAATCCGCGCCCCGGGCGGCACGCCAATGTGGGGAGCAAGCGCTTCTGCAACCGTTGTCTTGCCGGACCCACTCAGTCCGCCAAGGGCGATAAGGCGTGGCGCCTTTGTTTCGAGCAGTTCTTTCGCCAGCTCGAAATACTGCCGCGCTTCGGCGCACAATTCGTCTTTATTCGCCGTTGCGGTTTCGGCTTGGGTCGCGGTGACATGGGCCCTGACCGAAGCGCGGACGGCAAGGAAGAAGGGAAGAATGATAAACCCGTCCTCATTGTCGGACTCGTCGAAATAGCGGTTCGCAACGAGATTGGCATGATGTTGATGGCCTTCATACCAGAGATCCATAAGGAGGAAGGCAAGATCATAGAGGACGTCGACCGTGGCGATCTCATCATTGAACTCAATACAGTCAAATAGACGTGGCTGGCCGTCGAGAAGGCAAATATTGCGCAGATGCAGATCGCCGTGACAACGTCTCACCTTCCGCGCCGCGCTGCGCTCTCGCAATCGTTCTGCGTGCCGCCGGAACGTGTCTCGAAAAAGCTGGCTGAACGCAGAAAGCTCGTGCTTGGTAAATAGACTGCTGGTGGCGAATCCGGCATCGTTAATATCCAAGACCGCTTCCATCTGAGCAGCACCGTCCACGCCTTGGGCGACAACGGCATCCTGATGGAATCGCACG is part of the Rhizobium jaguaris genome and encodes:
- a CDS encoding heavy metal translocating P-type ATPase; the protein is MSEIADPSDKADVNRRSSIYSLILRTWPTLLLVLAATGLAAGALLQWFAFPSWSVLILVGATVAVLSALVLEVLFSLRKGEFGLDIIAALSMGAALWFGEYLASAIIAVMYAGGQFLESYAQKRAESGMTELLARAPRLALRITNAGLSDVPIAQVVPGDKLLVRKGDVIPVDGRIDGGLAVLNEAALTGESLPVRRDPGQMIMSGASNVGDAFEMTAVCSATESTYAGIVRLIAQARSSKAHMSRIADRYALAFLALTLTIAGLAAFLSADPTRIVAVLVVATPCPLILAVPVALVAGMSKSARTGVLIKGAGVLETLAAITVVVFDKTGTLTTGEPTVTRIETDLDPDELLALAASVDQASAHTVGRTVVEEAKRRGLRLSKPVMVTEVAGEGIEGFIGDRKVAVGGWSFVAARVGHMAQPLGAARRSAMIYVAVDGNCAGMILLEDPIRSDAPSAIENLRQSGVKRFTLATGDRKEVASAVGGALRLDAVKAELTPMEKVETVKMEAKYGRVMMVGDGVNDGPALAAADVGVAVGQRNLAAAAEAADVVLLRNDLRHIATSLDIARRSRTIALQSVYSGIGLSVLAMIVASFGYLTPVQGALLQEVIDIAVIFNALRAL
- a CDS encoding universal stress protein; its protein translation is MYKTIVCAVGLGSRERAEHLVRTAQTLLDTDGTLHVVHVVERFPSLVRQGPDDWAVSVIDEAEKKLSLLCRQLSVPALIHVRTGRAADTILAIAAETKADLIVVAAHVPDVLDRVFGSTVDHVARHAKCCVHIIRTFSEAKQ
- a CDS encoding AAA family ATPase gives rise to the protein MIVDDQRAAIAFLSDPKSYGLDSPVEVIETHISRIFLAGGRAYKMKKAVKLPYVDFSTAPLRLNACLKELELNGATAPGLYLGVKTLVKDKSGAIGFAVDGECVDAVVEMVRFDQDLLFDRLASANKLTDELITSTARMIVRFHQDAVVAQGVDGAAQMEAVLDINDAGFATSSLFTKHELSAFSQLFRDTFRRHAERLRERSAARKVRRCHGDLHLRNICLLDGQPRLFDCIEFNDEIATVDVLYDLAFLLMDLWYEGHQHHANLVANRYFDESDNEDGFIILPFFLAVRASVRAHVTATQAETATANKDELCAEARQYFELAKELLETKAPRLIALGGLSGSGKTTVAEALAPHIGVPPGARIVESDRVRKAMHGVSVETRLPKAAYRPEISKRVYAEMVLRTDIILADGGCVVADAVFDDPDHRNAIETPARHRNIQFDGLWLDADPALLWKRVSGRRGGPSDANVEVLEMQLARRSSDMTWHKIDARQDVKDICQEILVRSASK